The following coding sequences are from one Pseudobacteroides sp. window:
- a CDS encoding LTA synthase family protein, whose amino-acid sequence MKKLCININSYILNIMIVLLLSFGLSVIGFQISSVFDIEILKRLMASPMLLLLNTLPLTIAMLFAYFITSRLWTSYLIAGGFFIFIQYVNRYKIRLRHEPLVPADFVLGNESTKVVKISELQLNFGFFIVITSFLVISLILLLFIKSKKINWPVRAIGSVLSIVIFILLYRTYYNDVKLYNSFKTYGSEYSQVDIVQSRGFTYAFFVKTHVFNIVKPEGYSIKYAESILQKYKSKSDSGEYNEMDINTSELPHVIAIMSEAFWDIDKVPGIEFDKEYYPLTNYNAILKESYSGYIITSVFGGGTADTEFSFLTGNSLSITKDIKNPYSLYIHRDILSLPWILKNTGYKTTSFHPGDKWVYNRYNVYDYLGFNRRFFVNDMKDISRNNFSPYVLDKDTFNFLLADFENHRESNPSFPYFNFTVTIQNHGPYPVVNIGHPKALKKNNKLSGTDYNMINNYAGGLEKTDKALGHLVDELREVDEPVVLLFFSDHLPFLGNNFAAYQAMDYEVGTSGSTESYINTYKVPYFIWSNEAAKDLLEEQGKPAPVGKAPTISSNYLSTELLKYIGINTPAYINYLNQIKKSLPIITSRVYRTGNGKLTETLTDKEQKIISDYRILQHYMMFDNKKPQ is encoded by the coding sequence ATGAAGAAGTTATGTATAAATATAAACAGTTATATTCTCAACATAATGATAGTTTTGTTATTATCTTTTGGCTTATCGGTAATAGGATTTCAAATCTCCTCTGTTTTTGATATTGAAATTTTGAAAAGATTAATGGCTTCCCCAATGCTTCTTTTGCTAAATACTTTGCCTTTAACTATTGCCATGCTTTTTGCCTATTTTATAACTTCCAGGTTATGGACCTCATACCTTATAGCCGGCGGTTTTTTTATCTTCATACAATATGTAAACCGTTACAAAATACGCCTTCGGCATGAACCCTTGGTTCCTGCCGATTTTGTGCTTGGAAACGAATCCACCAAGGTTGTAAAAATTTCTGAGCTACAGCTCAATTTCGGTTTCTTTATCGTAATAACTTCATTTCTAGTTATCAGCCTTATATTATTGTTATTTATCAAGTCGAAGAAGATAAACTGGCCAGTTAGAGCAATTGGCTCAGTGCTTTCAATTGTAATTTTCATTTTGTTGTATAGGACTTATTATAATGATGTAAAACTATACAACAGCTTTAAAACTTATGGTTCAGAATACTCCCAGGTTGATATAGTCCAATCTCGTGGATTTACTTATGCGTTTTTTGTTAAGACACATGTTTTTAACATAGTAAAACCTGAAGGATATTCCATTAAATACGCAGAGAGCATCCTCCAAAAGTATAAAAGCAAATCAGACTCCGGGGAATACAATGAAATGGATATCAACACCAGCGAACTTCCCCATGTTATTGCTATAATGAGTGAAGCTTTTTGGGACATCGATAAGGTTCCCGGTATTGAATTCGATAAGGAATATTATCCGTTGACCAATTATAATGCCATACTTAAAGAATCTTATTCGGGCTACATTATCACCAGTGTTTTTGGTGGAGGTACTGCAGATACCGAGTTTTCCTTCCTAACAGGAAACTCCCTCAGCATAACAAAAGATATTAAGAACCCATATTCACTATATATACATAGAGATATACTGTCATTACCCTGGATCTTGAAGAACACGGGCTATAAAACAACCTCCTTTCACCCTGGGGATAAATGGGTATACAACAGATACAATGTGTATGATTATCTAGGCTTTAATCGACGTTTCTTTGTTAATGATATGAAAGACATTAGCAGAAATAATTTTAGCCCTTATGTTTTGGACAAAGATACATTTAACTTCCTTCTTGCTGACTTTGAAAACCACAGGGAATCCAATCCCAGTTTTCCTTATTTCAATTTTACCGTTACCATCCAGAATCATGGTCCGTATCCGGTAGTAAATATAGGTCATCCAAAAGCTTTAAAGAAGAACAATAAATTAAGCGGTACCGATTACAATATGATAAACAATTATGCAGGGGGGTTGGAAAAGACCGATAAAGCACTGGGACATTTGGTAGATGAGCTCCGGGAAGTAGATGAGCCTGTCGTTCTATTATTCTTTTCAGACCATTTACCATTCTTAGGTAATAACTTTGCAGCATACCAGGCAATGGATTATGAAGTTGGCACTTCAGGCAGTACTGAATCTTATATAAACACTTATAAGGTCCCATATTTTATATGGAGCAACGAAGCGGCCAAAGATCTGCTTGAAGAGCAAGGCAAGCCTGCCCCTGTGGGTAAAGCTCCAACAATAAGCAGCAATTATCTTTCTACAGAACTGCTTAAATATATAGGAATAAACACCCCTGCATATATAAACTATCTTAACCAAATCAAAAAGTCTCTTCCTATAATTACAAGCAGGGTATATAGAACAGGAAATGGTAAGCTTACAGAAACCCTGACTGACAAGGAACAAAAAATCATATCCGATTATCGCATTTTGCAGCATTATATGATGTTTGACAATAAAAAGCCTCAATAA
- a CDS encoding response regulator, producing the protein MEKDLKLLMVEDCISDMELILKNLSGTGYKVDHGMADNAQDMRRLINESPWDIILCNYPMQGFDALEALKILRELGIDIPCIVVSRAIAEEDVIKLMKAGCHDCVMISNLDRLPLVINRELEGAIVRNENKALKESQGRKQSMIANISDVISIIDENGIIRYKSPNVEKWFGWASEELMGKEFWITVHPEELGRVWKEFYKILKEDKGTATVEYRYKCKNGSYKIIHLTASNLIDDPYIKGILVNYHDITDSKKAEREIIEAKNAAEAADKAKSAFLANMSHEIRTPLNGIMGMAQLMMLSQLNCQQMEYLNTILNCSSNLMRIIGDILDLSKLEADATTFYKEIFNLDSFVYDIESIFSKRIFEKDLKFHTDIDPGIPRKLYGDVGKFSQIVGNLIENAMKFTDEGNIVLALEHKEEQSGRIKLEVSVSDTGIGIPGDDLCRLFKPFSQVDTSSTRKYGGSGLGLAICKGLVEKNGGEMWAESQVGKGSKFSFTYYVDKGLEEAADIERELSFNQQSSFLKHDFTALIVEDDIVSSKLLKSVLDKLGIKTTCAFSGEEALEFMHMIQYDIIFLDICLPDMDGIDVIRQIRRMEKHGPNKSFVIAATANVMHGKKKEYLDAGMDAYLEKPLKLNDLYMVLQSYAATER; encoded by the coding sequence TTGGAAAAGGATTTGAAATTACTTATGGTTGAAGATTGTATAAGCGATATGGAGTTGATTTTAAAAAATCTTTCCGGAACAGGTTATAAAGTAGACCATGGGATGGCAGACAATGCACAAGATATGAGAAGGTTGATAAATGAAAGCCCCTGGGATATCATTCTTTGTAATTATCCAATGCAGGGCTTTGACGCACTTGAAGCTTTGAAGATATTAAGGGAACTGGGTATTGACATTCCCTGTATTGTGGTCTCAAGAGCTATAGCAGAAGAGGATGTAATTAAGCTTATGAAAGCGGGCTGTCATGATTGTGTTATGATAAGCAACTTGGACAGACTTCCACTTGTCATTAACAGGGAGCTGGAAGGAGCAATCGTAAGGAATGAGAACAAGGCATTAAAGGAGAGCCAAGGCAGAAAACAGTCCATGATTGCAAATATTTCAGATGTTATTTCGATAATTGATGAAAACGGGATAATCCGATATAAAAGCCCAAATGTTGAAAAATGGTTTGGCTGGGCATCGGAGGAGCTGATGGGTAAAGAATTTTGGATTACAGTTCATCCGGAAGAATTAGGAAGGGTTTGGAAGGAGTTCTATAAAATTCTGAAAGAAGATAAAGGAACTGCTACTGTTGAGTATAGATACAAATGTAAGAATGGAAGCTATAAAATAATACACCTAACAGCCTCAAACCTAATCGATGACCCTTATATTAAAGGTATATTAGTGAATTACCATGATATAACAGACAGTAAAAAAGCTGAAAGAGAGATAATTGAGGCCAAGAACGCTGCTGAAGCTGCAGATAAAGCCAAAAGTGCCTTTCTTGCAAACATGAGCCATGAAATTCGTACACCACTTAATGGGATCATGGGAATGGCTCAATTGATGATGCTATCCCAATTGAATTGTCAACAAATGGAATACTTGAACACGATATTAAATTGCTCAAGTAACCTGATGAGAATAATCGGTGATATACTGGACCTGTCAAAGCTGGAAGCAGATGCAACCACATTTTATAAAGAAATTTTCAATTTGGATAGCTTTGTTTATGATATAGAATCTATATTTTCAAAGAGGATATTTGAAAAAGATCTGAAATTTCATACTGATATTGATCCCGGAATTCCTAGAAAATTGTATGGGGATGTGGGAAAGTTTAGTCAGATTGTAGGGAATCTAATTGAAAATGCTATGAAGTTTACTGATGAGGGAAATATTGTTTTGGCATTAGAACACAAGGAAGAACAGAGCGGAAGAATAAAGCTGGAGGTGTCGGTATCAGATACGGGTATAGGAATCCCGGGTGACGATTTGTGCAGGCTGTTTAAACCCTTCAGCCAGGTTGACACAAGCTCTACAAGAAAATATGGGGGTAGTGGGCTTGGGCTTGCAATATGTAAAGGGCTTGTCGAAAAGAACGGCGGAGAGATGTGGGCTGAAAGCCAGGTGGGTAAAGGCAGCAAGTTCAGCTTTACATATTATGTTGATAAGGGGTTGGAAGAAGCGGCAGACATAGAAAGAGAGCTTTCTTTTAATCAGCAAAGCAGTTTTTTGAAACATGATTTCACAGCACTTATAGTTGAGGATGATATTGTTAGCAGTAAGCTTCTAAAAAGCGTTTTGGATAAGCTTGGGATTAAAACAACTTGTGCTTTTTCAGGTGAAGAAGCATTGGAATTTATGCACATGATACAGTATGACATTATATTCCTGGATATTTGCCTGCCGGATATGGATGGTATTGATGTAATAAGGCAAATAAGAAGAATGGAGAAACATGGGCCAAATAAATCATTTGTAATTGCAGCGACTGCAAATGTGATGCACGGCAAGAAAAAAGAATATCTGGATGCGGGCATGGATGCATATTTGGAAAAACCTTTAAAGCTTAACGATTTATATATGGTTTTACAGTCCTATGCGGCTACTGAAAGATAA
- a CDS encoding metalloregulator ArsR/SmtB family transcription factor: MVDNKNIIDRCNCNVIHEEIVNKVKEKMPCEENLYDLAELFKVFGDTTRIKILWALAESEMCVCDIAVLLNMTQSAISHQLRVLKQSRLVKYRKDGKIVFYSLDDEHVKQIFDQGLVHINEK, translated from the coding sequence ATGGTTGATAACAAGAACATAATAGACAGATGTAATTGCAATGTAATCCATGAGGAAATAGTAAATAAAGTAAAGGAAAAGATGCCTTGCGAGGAGAACCTGTATGATCTTGCAGAGCTTTTTAAGGTTTTTGGTGATACTACCAGAATCAAGATACTCTGGGCATTAGCAGAATCAGAAATGTGCGTTTGTGATATAGCTGTACTTCTGAATATGACTCAATCTGCAATATCTCATCAATTAAGAGTTTTAAAGCAATCAAGATTAGTCAAATACAGAAAAGATGGTAAGATTGTTTTCTATTCATTGGATGATGAGCATGTTAAACAGATATTTGATCAGGGCTTAGTCCATATTAATGAAAAATAA
- a CDS encoding heavy metal translocating P-type ATPase has product MEALNEKLLTGRKSIYFSGLFCADCAAKIENEVNRIDGVKSATLDFVSQKLTIDAMDKNDLPVIIQQAAEIAVRIEPDIEIIDNDKSKDKNDGKSKKEWLEIITFGLGALFFALALLLKLPFWGEVGLYLISYILVGSEVIVRAFKNILRGQVFDENFLMSIATIGAFAIGEYPEGVAVMLFYQIGEFFQDAAVNRSRKSISALMDIRPDFANLMIGNDTRRVSPDEVKIGDKIVIKPGEKIPLDGIVVEGRSTLDTSALTGESLLRDAEPGSQVLSGSINKNGVLTLEVTKTFGESTVSKILDLVQNASSKKAITENFITKFARYYTPFVVFAAAALAAIPPLLIQGSSFSEWINRALVFLVVSCPCALVVSIPLSFFGGIGGASKNGILVKGGNFLEALNNIDTVVFDKTGTLTKGVFKVTNITSKSSISDQEILEYSALAESYSNHPIALSIQKAYGREGDKTKVSQYEEVPGHGIKANINGRRILLGNTKLMKKNNIPYDDINTYGTVIHLAVDGEYAGYIVISDEIKPDSQRAMKELKSLGVKSLVMLTGDNKSAGEKIGSEIGMDSVYAELLPHEKVEKLEMLDGKKSTKGCLVFVGDGINDAPVLARADVGVAMGGLGSDAAIEAADVVLMTDEPSKLVSAIKIARRTRNIVWQNIIFAMAVKGIILLLGAGGIATMWEAVFGDVGVALIAIINAMRVYK; this is encoded by the coding sequence ATGGAAGCGTTAAATGAAAAATTACTAACCGGAAGGAAGTCAATATATTTTTCCGGCCTGTTCTGTGCTGATTGTGCAGCAAAGATAGAAAACGAAGTAAACCGTATTGATGGTGTTAAATCGGCCACACTGGACTTCGTTTCCCAAAAGCTTACGATAGATGCAATGGATAAAAATGATTTGCCGGTTATAATTCAGCAAGCTGCAGAAATTGCAGTCCGCATTGAACCTGATATTGAAATTATAGATAATGATAAATCGAAAGATAAAAATGACGGAAAAAGCAAAAAGGAATGGCTTGAAATTATTACATTTGGACTGGGTGCTCTGTTTTTTGCACTGGCTCTTCTTCTCAAGCTCCCCTTTTGGGGCGAGGTAGGCCTATACCTTATAAGCTATATTTTGGTCGGCAGCGAAGTTATCGTAAGGGCATTCAAGAATATTCTAAGAGGTCAGGTATTTGACGAAAACTTCTTAATGAGTATTGCAACCATTGGTGCTTTTGCCATAGGAGAATACCCCGAAGGTGTTGCCGTAATGCTTTTTTATCAGATAGGAGAGTTCTTCCAAGATGCAGCTGTAAACCGCTCTAGAAAGTCTATATCCGCTTTAATGGATATCAGGCCGGACTTTGCTAACTTAATGATTGGTAATGACACACGAAGAGTTTCTCCCGATGAGGTGAAAATAGGGGATAAAATTGTCATTAAACCAGGAGAAAAGATACCACTTGACGGTATAGTAGTTGAAGGTAGATCTACACTAGATACATCCGCTCTTACAGGCGAATCACTCCTAAGGGATGCAGAACCCGGAAGCCAGGTATTATCAGGGTCTATCAATAAAAACGGAGTCCTAACTCTTGAAGTTACAAAAACCTTCGGCGAGTCCACTGTTTCCAAAATACTTGATCTGGTCCAAAACGCAAGCAGCAAGAAAGCAATCACAGAGAACTTTATAACAAAGTTTGCAAGATATTATACTCCCTTTGTAGTTTTTGCAGCTGCCGCTCTAGCTGCTATACCACCTCTTCTGATACAAGGCAGTTCATTTTCCGAATGGATAAACAGGGCTCTGGTTTTCCTTGTTGTCTCATGTCCATGTGCATTGGTTGTATCAATCCCCTTAAGCTTTTTTGGCGGTATCGGTGGAGCTTCCAAAAACGGTATATTGGTAAAGGGAGGCAATTTCCTAGAGGCATTAAACAACATAGATACTGTAGTGTTTGATAAAACAGGTACTCTGACAAAAGGTGTTTTCAAGGTTACAAACATAACAAGCAAAAGTTCTATCTCGGACCAGGAAATTCTCGAATACTCCGCACTGGCAGAAAGTTACTCAAATCATCCGATTGCCCTCTCAATACAAAAAGCATACGGAAGAGAAGGTGATAAAACAAAAGTGTCCCAATATGAGGAAGTACCTGGCCACGGAATAAAAGCCAACATAAATGGAAGAAGGATCCTATTAGGAAATACCAAGCTTATGAAAAAGAATAATATCCCCTATGACGATATAAATACCTACGGCACAGTAATACACTTGGCTGTTGACGGAGAATATGCAGGATATATTGTCATATCGGACGAAATAAAACCGGACAGTCAAAGAGCAATGAAGGAGCTCAAAAGTCTGGGTGTTAAGAGTTTGGTTATGCTCACAGGCGACAACAAGTCGGCAGGCGAAAAAATCGGAAGTGAAATTGGCATGGATTCAGTGTATGCCGAGTTGCTGCCCCATGAGAAAGTAGAAAAACTGGAGATGCTGGATGGTAAAAAGTCCACGAAAGGCTGTCTTGTATTTGTAGGAGACGGTATAAACGATGCCCCTGTACTTGCCCGGGCAGATGTGGGAGTTGCAATGGGCGGATTGGGCTCCGATGCCGCTATAGAAGCCGCAGATGTGGTCCTAATGACTGATGAGCCGTCAAAGCTTGTAAGTGCCATAAAAATAGCAAGAAGAACTCGCAACATCGTTTGGCAGAACATCATCTTCGCTATGGCTGTAAAGGGCATTATACTCCTCTTAGGAGCCGGTGGTATTGCTACCATGTGGGAAGCCGTGTTTGGCGATGTGGGTGTGGCATTAATAGCAATCATAAATGCAATGCGTGTTTACAAATAA
- a CDS encoding MFS transporter produces the protein MVDKIKKTNLGMIMAAYLAGIFMGAIDTGIVTPARTVIQNNLMVDEKTGIWMITIYTLAYAASIPIMGKMADKYGRKYIYLTSIFLFGFGSLLCGLSQDIGSFSVLLVGRVIQALGGGGILPVATAEFGTTFPPEKRGMALGLIGGVYGIANIFGASAGSAIMDIFGKDNWQFIFYINLPISLFILVAGFVFIPNNRLQEVKKTDILGILLLTAMVLSLMYGLKNIDFFDFLATVGDLSVYPFLMIFVILLPLFILVEKRAEDPVMNLGFFTNGRILVVLILSFVVGVAMMGMIFVPQFSENALKIASGSGGYFVIILGLFAGVGAPASGKLIDRFGAKVVLASGFFITVLGSLYLILIAANYPNTFNVVVSLILIGLGMGFTIGAPLNYMMLKNTRKEESNSALATLSLIRSVGTVIAPAIMIGFIAHAGANSQTEIMALFPKEIAVPSLPYAKELNDKFNNLKDNPYMKDLAGIKIPDLASMSTIKIDMSGKSGYKIPNELMELMKSSDVTNITKNSKTFAQKMFEQMSPGIVSQIQTGIQSGIDAMSSTLSRMDKSLPGMEKGYYLKRDIEDTISKMTAMKDAVPEAFKTASTNYLNEIDKMSGTIEGKLQAELNNGFKQVYLTVTISSLIALIILAFYRDRKEENML, from the coding sequence ATGGTGGATAAGATAAAAAAGACTAATCTGGGTATGATTATGGCTGCTTATCTGGCAGGTATATTCATGGGAGCAATTGACACAGGGATTGTAACGCCGGCTAGGACAGTTATACAAAATAACCTTATGGTTGATGAAAAGACCGGTATATGGATGATTACCATATATACGTTGGCCTATGCAGCAAGCATCCCTATAATGGGGAAGATGGCTGATAAATACGGGAGAAAGTATATTTATCTGACAAGTATATTTCTTTTTGGCTTTGGCTCACTGCTGTGCGGATTATCGCAGGATATAGGAAGTTTTTCGGTATTGCTTGTGGGAAGAGTAATACAAGCCCTTGGTGGAGGCGGCATATTACCGGTTGCTACTGCTGAATTCGGGACCACCTTCCCTCCTGAGAAACGAGGTATGGCACTAGGTCTAATAGGTGGGGTATATGGAATTGCCAATATATTCGGTGCATCTGCAGGTAGTGCAATAATGGATATATTCGGAAAGGATAACTGGCAATTTATATTTTACATAAATCTTCCAATAAGCCTGTTTATTCTTGTTGCGGGTTTTGTTTTTATCCCAAACAATCGGCTTCAGGAGGTTAAAAAGACCGATATTTTAGGAATATTGCTGTTAACTGCTATGGTATTGTCTCTAATGTATGGATTGAAAAATATTGACTTTTTTGACTTTCTAGCTACGGTTGGTGACTTGAGCGTCTATCCATTCCTGATGATATTTGTTATACTGCTGCCACTCTTTATTTTGGTTGAAAAGAGGGCGGAAGACCCGGTCATGAATCTGGGATTCTTCACAAATGGCCGAATACTCGTTGTATTGATTCTCTCGTTTGTTGTAGGAGTTGCAATGATGGGTATGATATTTGTACCCCAGTTTTCAGAAAATGCCCTTAAAATAGCATCAGGCAGCGGGGGATATTTTGTTATAATATTAGGATTGTTTGCCGGTGTGGGTGCACCTGCATCCGGGAAACTGATTGACAGATTTGGAGCCAAAGTGGTTTTGGCATCAGGGTTTTTCATTACAGTATTAGGATCGCTATACCTTATCCTTATAGCAGCTAATTATCCAAATACCTTCAATGTTGTTGTGAGTCTTATTCTTATAGGGCTTGGAATGGGTTTTACCATTGGGGCACCTCTAAATTATATGATGCTTAAAAATACAAGAAAGGAGGAATCGAATTCAGCACTAGCAACGCTTTCGCTTATTCGTTCAGTTGGCACGGTAATTGCACCCGCCATTATGATTGGTTTTATAGCACATGCAGGGGCCAATAGCCAGACCGAGATTATGGCTTTATTTCCAAAAGAAATAGCAGTTCCTTCGTTGCCTTATGCTAAAGAACTTAATGACAAATTTAATAATTTAAAAGACAACCCGTATATGAAGGATCTTGCTGGCATAAAGATACCTGACCTTGCTTCAATGAGTACCATAAAAATCGATATGAGTGGTAAAAGCGGTTACAAAATTCCGAATGAACTTATGGAACTGATGAAATCTTCAGATGTGACCAATATAACAAAGAACAGTAAAACCTTTGCACAAAAGATGTTTGAACAGATGTCTCCGGGTATAGTTTCCCAAATACAAACCGGCATTCAAAGCGGCATTGATGCAATGAGCAGTACTTTGTCACGTATGGATAAATCTTTGCCTGGAATGGAAAAAGGTTATTATTTAAAAAGGGATATAGAGGATACAATTTCTAAGATGACTGCAATGAAGGATGCGGTCCCAGAAGCCTTCAAAACAGCCAGTACAAATTACTTAAATGAGATTGATAAAATGAGCGGAACGATTGAAGGGAAGCTCCAAGCTGAGTTAAATAATGGCTTTAAGCAGGTTTATCTTACTGTAACCATATCTTCGTTGATTGCACTCATTATATTGGCTTTCTATAGAGACAGAAAAGAAGAAAATATGCTATAG